In one Dermacentor albipictus isolate Rhodes 1998 colony chromosome 4, USDA_Dalb.pri_finalv2, whole genome shotgun sequence genomic region, the following are encoded:
- the TfIIA-S gene encoding transcription initiation factor IIA subunit 2, producing MSYQLYRNTTLGNTLQESLDELIQCGQITPHLALKVLLQFDKAINNALANRVKTRLTFKAGHLSTYRFCDNVWTFVLKDVEFREVQELVKADKVKIVACDGKNQNQT from the exons ATGAGTTATCAGCTATATAGAAACACAACGCTGGGAAACACTCTGCAGGAGAGTTTAGATGAATTAATACAG tgtggaCAGATCACTCCTCACCTCGCCTTGAAAGTCCTCTTACAGTTCGACAAAGCCATCAACAACGCCTTGGCAAATAGAGTCAAGACGAGATTGACATTCAAG GCTGGACACTTAAGCACCTACCGATTCTGTGATAATGTCTGGACGTTCGTCTTGAAGGATGTTGAGTTCAGGGAAGTCCAGGAGCTTGTCAAAGCTGACAAAGTGAAGATAGTTGCCTGCGATGGAAAAA ATCAAAACCAGACATAG